TTCTGGTTGTTGGCGACCCTGTCACTGAACATCTACGAACAAGGCACGCGCCTGCCGGAAATCACCCTGCGCAACGCCGCAGGCGAGACCATCCAGCTCAGCGACTATCAGGGCGGTCCATTGGTGATCAACCTCTGGGCAACCTGGTGCCCGCCCTGCCGGCGCGAGATGCCGGTGCTGGAAAACGCTCAACAACAACGCCCGGACCTGACCTTTCTGTTCGTCAATCAGGCCGAAAGCATGCAAAGCGTTGCCACCTTCCTGGAAACCCAGGGCCTGAGCCTGAACAACGTGCTGTTCGACCGCAGCGGTCGACTGGGTCAGGCCGTGGGCTCCATGGCGTTGCCGACTACGCTGTTCTATAGCCCTGACGGTCGCTTGCTGAGCAGTCATCTGGGCGAACTGTCGAACGCCAGCCTGGCCCGCGCCCTGGAAAATTTCGACATCCCGAATCCAACCGCCGCACCGGCCACCTCTGCAAGGAAACTGCCATGCCCCGCCTCCGCCACCTGCTGACGCTGACTCTGGGCACTGCCCTGCTGCACCTGCCGTCGGTGCAGGCCGCCGAAGAATTGCCCGCCGCGATCAAGCAGATCGAAGCCAAGGGCGCAAAAATCGTCGGCCAGTTCGACGCCCCGGACGGCTTGCGTGGTTATGCGGCGCAGTACCAGAACCGTGGCATGGCGCTGTACCTGACGCCAGACGGGAAACACGTGTTGCTCGGCAATCTGTACGACGCCGACGGCAAGGATCTGAGCAGCGAGCCGTTGCAGAAACTGGTCTATGCGCCGATGGCCAAGGAAATCTGGGGCAAGTTCGAAGCCAGCAACTGGATTCAGGACGGCAACAAGGACGCGCCGCGCACCGTGTATCTGTTCAGCGATCCCAACTGTCCGTACTGCAACATGTTCTGGGAACAGGCGCGACCATGGGTCAAGGCCGGCAAGGTGCAGCTGCGGCACATCATGGTCGGGATCATCCGCGAAGACAGCCCGGCGAAATCCGCCGCGCTGCTGGCGGCGAAAGATCCGGCCAAGGCCCTGGAAGATCACGAAAAGGCCGGCAAGGCCAGCACCCTCAAACCATTGAAAGACATTCCAAAAGCGGTGCAGACCAAACTGGCCGCCAACATGCAGTTGATGGAAGACCTGGAACTGCAGGCGACACCGGCGATTTTCTACATGGATGACAAGGGCGAGCTGCAACAGCAGCAAGGCGCGCCTTCGCCGGAGAAACTGGCGAAAATTCTCGGGCCAAAGTGAGTCCGGCTTCTTTATTGCCTGATCGGGCCTCTTCGCGAGCAAGCCCGCTCCCACAGGGATCACCGCGGTCACTGTGGGAGCGGGCTTGCTCGCGAAAAGAACGATGACACGGTTTAGCGGTTGCGCTCAGCCAAAAAAGTAAACAACACCTCGCTCACAAACTGCGG
The Pseudomonas fluorescens genome window above contains:
- a CDS encoding TlpA disulfide reductase family protein, translated to MLTFTLGTFAIALNHLLLISALALATFVGWRVAKRGGDNPESALFSLFLLGMLAARVAFVALYWGHYRNDPWQIIDLRDGGFLAWPGVIVLLLTALYRGWRRPGLRRPLGFGVASGVLFWLLATLSLNIYEQGTRLPEITLRNAAGETIQLSDYQGGPLVINLWATWCPPCRREMPVLENAQQQRPDLTFLFVNQAESMQSVATFLETQGLSLNNVLFDRSGRLGQAVGSMALPTTLFYSPDGRLLSSHLGELSNASLARALENFDIPNPTAAPATSARKLPCPASATC
- the dsbG gene encoding thiol:disulfide interchange protein DsbG, translated to MPRLRHLLTLTLGTALLHLPSVQAAEELPAAIKQIEAKGAKIVGQFDAPDGLRGYAAQYQNRGMALYLTPDGKHVLLGNLYDADGKDLSSEPLQKLVYAPMAKEIWGKFEASNWIQDGNKDAPRTVYLFSDPNCPYCNMFWEQARPWVKAGKVQLRHIMVGIIREDSPAKSAALLAAKDPAKALEDHEKAGKASTLKPLKDIPKAVQTKLAANMQLMEDLELQATPAIFYMDDKGELQQQQGAPSPEKLAKILGPK